The sequence AaggaaattttaataaaaataatttattttcccaAGCAGAAGAGAAGAGTAACTTCCTACTTTCTTCCAACAGTACTTCAAACTTTTTCAACATGTCATTGAGcagtattaaaaatgaacCTCAAAAGGTGACCCAAAATAATAACTTTGAGGAAGATCAAGATGTAAATAATGTAAgaaatatgataaattttatttctttagaaaacagaaaaaaaaatgtatatattagtaaCAAACAGGAGAATGATGAACACAATAAAACAAAGCAAGACATCTCACTAAGTGCAGATATAGATATGAACATAAATCatatagataatataaataacttaAGTAActtaaataacataaatgacataaataatatagataacttaaataacataaataatatagataacttaaataatatatataaaaataatgatgtaACTGTAGAGCATCATCCACAAGAACTTCAGTTTAATTTCCAGTTGAAAGAAACCAAGGGAACACTTcgaaataatgataatacaAAAGATATGAATTTTCAAGATTTTCAATTTATGCCTAATCAGAATATGCAACTTCAAATGGAACAACAAAAACAGCtagaaagagaaagaagaatggttgaaaaaaacataaaacaaaatgaaacatattttaaaaaaagtctAGATGAAGAATTGATTATTGAcgttattaataatttatcttcttttgttaaaaataaaattaattttatgaattattgttctaatgaaatattagatatatacaataaagtagctcattatgaaaaaatgtattctttaatatcagaggatcaaataaaaattgagaAAAAACAAGAGGCATTAGAAAAAAGATTAAGACTTATACAAAGTGAACAATCAGATATGCTATCCTTACTTAATGAATTAGATAATGAGAATTCCTTaagctttttaaaaattctaaatgaaaaaaatctAAGTAAAGATGACACtgtaaatagtaaaaatcTTTACTTAGATATtgataattttgaaaaactaGTTGATAAAATGTGCAACTTGGAGGATTTATTGGACACTCTACACAATATTGGCAAGGATGATTTAGTAAATGACCTTGTTAATAAATGTTATGCCAATGAGATAAATTGTGATATGATCGAAAAACAACTAAATAATTCTTCTAATGAACtaagaaatatgaaataGATATCTCTGGGgtgggggaaaaaaaaaaaataaataataaattaggAAAATGCAATTTTGTTTACACGAAAACGTTTTTTCTCCTGAACTTAGGGATTTACGTTAAATGAATACATAAACGTCATTGCAATTACGtatgcacatgtacatactTTTGTTACCATTCATTGAGCAGCAGAATTCACATAAAGTACAACATTTTGCCAATAATgctgttttgttttgtttagttttgttttttcgGTTTTGTcgtcccctttttttttttttttttttgcattatatattaaacagttgttaagaaataattttccCCCATTTTCATGTGtacaatttaaaataaaattagataAAATAGAACAAACCTTAAAATAACTGTCAATTTATACAATAAGGGTTAACTAAAAGTTCACTACAAAAAATCAGTTCAGCTTAAACATTAAAATGATGGTAATACAtggaatatatacattacatGGCCCTAAGAATGATATGTCTTGTGTTGTTCtgtattattcatattcCTAGCtgcttaaaaatattttaaaaaaaagtatatatatatatatatatgtatatgtacacgtaTGCCACAACACTTTTAATGTACACTGTTTCTATGtagtaagaaaaaataaaaatttattaatttgtaaattttttacaattttttttttttttttgtcttcactaaaataaatgttaaacaaaaattcagtatattgattatttttcttttgtttccTTTCACAAATGTTGATATTAATACATTGGATTTCCAGTAATGAAAAACATTGAAGAGTAAATCTACCTCAATCTAAGagactaaaaaaaattaaaaacaaattaagaAAAGATTTATAagtgatataaaaaaggatttaATCCACGTTAAAGAAATAGcataattactatttttttttttttttttttttgattctttttcttttttcacttatttttcttttgctaatcttttttttttttttttttttttgccattattatgtgtgcatgtataaatttacaaaatccgtaaacaaattaaaaggaaaatttttcgttatataaatacataagaTAGTTAAATGTATTGTAAatgtgaaatatataaaatttcctAACCCTTCccatacttttaaaaattgataaatgTCTTTGGAATTTGCACAGTTTTTTGCTTTTCACTTTAATTGATTATAATAggaaattcttttttttctttttttttttttggcgaAGAACTTTTTCCtttagtattatttataaaaaaatgttaacatttgtttttttaggGCAAAACACCAGGTTGCAATTCgtataaaatttgtttttaactatatatatatttacatatatatacatatgtacacatgtatacatttatacatgtatatacatacatttacaaatatacatatatgctaacatatacatatacgaatcactaaaagaaaatattttaaactatttttaaaaaaatttatgtcaacaaaatgaaaaatgttgAGAAAGATGTAAACCATATCAAAGAATTTATTCAAACGTTTTATTTTGCGAAAAATGTGGAAATAGTAATTGATGAATCCTCTCTGAAAAAACTAAATAAGACACTAAAGGAAAATAACACAACTTcgataaatttatattcctGTTATGCTATATGGCTATGTATGAATGAAATATACCCATCATGGTTTGATATATCAATTCACCCTGCTCAATTTGACTCAGAGTTCgtaagtatttatttatgaaaatatacgcacttgttaaaaaaataagaatatcaAATTAGACTAAATATTAACATCATGCATTATAATGCTCTTTAagatattgaaaataaaggAGATAATAAACTAATGTTAAATTTTATGGTGAATGAATTATGTATACTTTAACAGTTACTTAcctgtatttattttataattatttgccATCTTGTTTTATTcccatttatttttttttatttcttatttttaaggACGCTTACGAGTGCTTActcaaatatttaaatgaatatcacgaaaataaatttgaaagGATGATAAAAAAGATCATCGAAAATTTAATGGGATTGACAGTAAATGAGGTGAGAATTACAACATATGtttaagtatatacatattatatgtacacagATTTATACACATGCACTTATggaaacatatatgtatgcaatGAATATGTTAATTAGAACAAATAGACACATGATGCAAAAACAGatgaatatatactttttctttttttttttttttttgcaaacaCATTTAACACAGctctttaataaattaatcaTGTTTCTTTTTAAAGTTTATTGACATATACAGCTTAGTTATATTGGCTGCTCTAGTTTCAGATGAGAAGCAAAGgcatgtaaataatattttatcccTTAATCATGaaacacaaaaatatatacataatattgtAGAAATTTTAGATAAAGAGGTAATTTTTTCCATCTACTCTCcccttattttatttatatatatatatatatatatatgtatatatatatttttttttttttttcttagtaATATGACacctaatatttttatttttccttatgcttattttataggaaaatgtaaataaagaAACTAAGTTAGCAACAGATGATCCTActaatggtaaaaaaaaaaaaaaattttatattatgttataacgttttaaaaaattaatacataattaGTAAATACATCGTTGAGGagtatttcataaaaaacgtttttcctttttaatatatgattcattgttataagaaaaatttttacggGAATTGTGTATACACTAAGTATATGTACCGTTCTAGTGTGTAGAAACAATGATAGAATATGTctacatgcatatatgtacatacttaAGCACATAGTGATACGGTAGTAATAAGTTATatacttcctttttttttaaataacaaaatatcgGACTGAATTTCTCCTGGTTCTACCTGACCTACAGACGCCGAAgtaacataattaaaaaaatttataattttcgaaataaaatattatatatagtatatgttacatattatatgttacatattatatgttacttattatatgttactcattatatgttaaatgtTATGTATGATATAAGCATACTAATTAACGCACACATTTATCGCCCCATGTTGGCAGAGTTTTAACGAGTccatgaaaaatgaaataaaacagTTGAAAGAAAAGGTTAAATATCTTGAGATGGAAAATGAAAACTTGAACAGCTCACTAactgaacaaaataaaataattgaagagaaaaatgaaaaaatgaacaatttgcaaaaacaaattaatacaGCTAtcgaaaaaacgaaaaatcaATATATTGCACAAATAGaagaacaagaaaaaaaaattcacgagttacaaaatattatagaaaaaCAGAATAAAGATAAGAGTTATACAGAAaacaatttgaaaaataaaataaaagaattagaaGATGAGCAGAACATACTGAAGCAAGAAAATTCGAATATAGAAAATTTgcagaataaaataaatatgtataaagaaaaattagataGTTTGATGActgtacaaaatataaataaggaATTAGAAGATAAGCTTAAAGTAatctgcttttttttttttttttttttttttaattctaaatcatttatttacataaacatatatattaatagataCATTTGTCTTATGTGTatcaatatttaaattttttcaaaaagtaattataaattttattaacacaTGTTAATATTCCTTATAGAACAATACACAAAAAATGGTTGATATGGAaaatgaaatagaaaaattaaagcaagagtcaaataatataaaaatatataaggatAAATGTGCAggtaagtttttttttttttttttttttaatcttctCTCTCTCCTTTTTAGTTATcttcttattttcatttttatatataaattaatcaaatatatatttttatttgcaaTTTTAGATTTAGATTCAACTCTAGTAAATACAAAGAAAGAAAATCAAAAGTTGATGCAAGAtgttgaagaaaaaaataaaaccatacaaaaattgaaaaatgacttgtaatttggaaaaaaaaaaaaaaaaaaaaagcataaaattaaataaattaagataaagggaaataaaagaaaaaatacaaaacattatcctaatgaaattatatacccattattattttttacttttttttatttacccAGAGAAGCGAAAAACCAATCCTATGACATGttgaaaaaagaacaaaattttgataaaattaacatgtaaaaatatactcattcgtatttacacatatgaatgtatttgtacatatattattttatactcCAGTTAcaatgtacttttttttttaccaagtactaatttattaactttttattttttaattctgtCTTTAGAGGGTTAAGTAACGTCGATCAAACGGAAGAATTAATAAGACTTAAAAAAGagaatgaaaatttaaaaaagcaaGTAGGATCAAATTCAAATCAGGAAATAGACAAAGTGAAAGAGGTAAAATattagaattttttattatgtacatattcatcaacatattatatatgtcgcataaaattaactaattgttttttttttttggttcaGCTTGAAAGTGAAATTGATGACTTAAAAAGAGTAAATAAAAAGCTAGAAGATAAAATATCAGAAAACATGGATAGAGGGAATACAAATAATGAAGTACTgctaaaggaaaaatatgaggtaaaaaattgcaaaagtAATAATTCCCTTCTTGaattaaagaatatttacattttattttgtaccTTTTTAGAAAtctttaaaagaaatagaaaataaaagaaaagaaatggataacaaacaaaaagaaatagaagcAAATCGAAAAGAAATAGAtgcaaaacaaaaagaaatagaagaaaatagaaaagaaatagaagaaaaacgagaaaaaattaaagaattgGCCGAGGTTatccatttatatatatgcttatttgCCTACCtaattatttatctatttgtttatttatctaCATAtgtcatatgtatatacgaaCGTTTATGATTTCTCTCAAAGGGGTGGTACTTAATCCATAGATATAATACCATctaatttcattttacattatttcttttattttaaggcAAACAAAAACATGAAGACTCAGATGTGTAGTATACAAGGAAATGCCGATGCTgctataaatgtattttttatttagtttttttcCCTTCTTTCTGtgattctttctttttttcttttttcacaTCTTTTACACCGcattatcaaaaaattttattttttgtttttcaattCAAAACAGGAAAAAATCATCAAGCTTGAAGCCGAATTACTTATGGAGAAGAAAAATTGCGGGCATATTGAAGatacaacaaaaaataaattaagcaAGGAATTTAATTCTGtagaaaagataaataaaatgcaaaaataaagaataagtCTTCGCGTTataattattgaaaatatttagaacattacttcctttttcttttttgtattgTTTTGCCTTATACTTCATTGCATAATTGTTAcaacaaataatttattttattttcattaaaagttcattctatttaattttacgTTTAATTAGGcattacaaatttttaagGAACAACTACAAATTAGGGAAAAGGAAACTGAATATTACAGAGATGCACTGTATTACtattagaaaataaaaaaatatatttatataaatttgttaaaagAATCTTAAATgcattcttttcttttcttttttgtcttttcatttctttttcagGAAGACACAAATAGATATTTATAAAGACGAACAAAAACTATTAAGCGATATTATTCATAGCTTAGGtttgaaatataaacaaCTGCAAACTTATAATCTTTCCTTAAGGAACGAAATTACAGGAATAAAATTAAGGTATGCTTTAATTTTTAGCCttcttattaaaattgtGTATACGtaaaaattctaaaaaatattccttttttaattttcattaatattacaCTGTTTcattgttttctttttatttttagagcCCAGACATGTGCAGAAccaggaaaaaaataatacaatctttttttcttaaataattttactttttttgtttatcctttttgtattttttttttaaatatttcaaaccATAaattaacagaaaaaaatagattcATTAAGAGAACCAAAATCtgacatgtatacatatatatgtgcacatattCTCCATATTTCTAAATGCTTGTTTCTGTTAAGTTGTAAATTCTTATGCCATATAACAAGAAAT comes from Plasmodium malariae genome assembly, chromosome: 7 and encodes:
- the PmUG01_07015100 gene encoding conserved Plasmodium protein, unknown function — its product is MKNVEKDVNHIKEFIQTFYFAKNVEIVIDESSLKKLNKTLKENNTTSINLYSCYAIWLCMNEIYPSWFDISIHPAQFDSEFDAYECLLKYLNEYHENKFERMIKKIIENLMGLTVNEFIDIYSLVILAALVSDEKQRHVNNILSLNHETQKYIHNIVEILDKEENVNKETKLATDDPTNDAESFNESMKNEIKQLKEKVKYLEMENENLNSSLTEQNKIIEEKNEKMNNLQKQINTAIEKTKNQYIAQIEEQEKKIHELQNIIEKQNKDKSYTENNLKNKIKELEDEQNILKQENSNIENLQNKINMYKEKLDSLMTVQNINKELEDKLKNNTQKMVDMENEIEKLKQESNNIKIYKDKCADLDSTLVNTKKENQKLMQDVEEKNKTIQKLKNDLEAKNQSYDMLKKEQNFDKINIGLSNVDQTEELIRLKKENENLKKQVGSNSNQEIDKVKELESEIDDLKRVNKKLEDKISENMDRGNTNNEVLLKEKYEKSLKEIENKRKEMDNKQKEIEANRKEIDAKQKEIEENRKEIEEKREKIKELAEANKNMKTQMCSIQGNADAAINEKIIKLEAELLMEKKNCGHIEDTTKNKLSKEFNSALQIFKEQLQIREKETEYYRDALKTQIDIYKDEQKLLSDIIHSLGLKYKQLQTYNLSLRNEITGIKLRAQTCAEPGKK